Proteins found in one Panicum hallii strain FIL2 chromosome 4, PHallii_v3.1, whole genome shotgun sequence genomic segment:
- the LOC112891004 gene encoding RING-H2 finger protein ATL74-like, with protein sequence MRMPLGVSHMSNCSTIAPAPAPEAPRAPASPLDYDVVVILAAMLCALVCALGLNSMLQCVVRCTRRAVADPVGWVAHRRASAGLKREDVATLPVATYVASPPPAAAGRSPARQQQQASGAPGCAICLSDFFDGERIRVLPVCGHRFHVLCIDRWLASHGSCPTCRRRLSSESVAGGHHHLQVLTPV encoded by the coding sequence ATGCGCATGCCGCTGGGGGTGTCCCACATGTCCAACTGCAGCACCatcgcgcccgcgcccgcgcccgaggcgccgcgcgcgccggcgtCGCCGCTGGACTACGACGTGGTGGTGATCCTGGCGGCGATGCTGTGCGCGCTGGTGTGCGCGCTGGGGCTCAACTCGATGCTCCAGTGCGTGGTGCGGTGCACCCGCCGGGCCGTGGCCGACCCCGTCGGCTGGGTCGCGCACCGCCGCGCCAGCGCCGGGCTCAAGCGCGAGGACGTCGCCACGCTGCCCGTGGCCACCTAcgtcgcctcgccgccgccggccgcggcggggcgctcgccggcgcggcagcagcagcaggcgtcCGGAGCGCCGGGGTGCGCCATCTGCCTGTCGGACTTTTTCGACGGGGAGAGGATCCGGGTGCTCCCCGTGTGCGGACACCGGTTCCACGTCTTGTGCATAGACAGGTGGCTCGCCTCGCACGGCTCCTGCCCGACGTGCCGGCGCCGCCTCTCCTCCGAGTCCGTCGCCGGAGGCCACCACCACCTGCAAGTCTTGACGCCTGTATGA
- the LOC112891190 gene encoding uncharacterized protein LOC112891190, which yields MAMSDTGSSFAQWAELYHHDPTPGLPAAADPVAAGWPDMFAAAAASPPTSGGSGGSPTKAAQQQLGVDGPRVGKPARRRSRASRRAPVTLLNTDTANFRAMVQQFTGIPAPPAGAFGAPVISFAGDYGFPPPSGVMSFDHLHRSHPAPPAPLQDQLIRRQQQYTGGAFGYSSSSSLLHGGDLFASPHGLASAAEDRMLLQSIQQAAAHHTASAGNASSNGFFA from the coding sequence ATGGCGATGAGTGACACCGGCTCGAGCTTCGCGCAGTGGGCCGAGCTCTACCACCACGACCCCACCCCGGGGCTGCCCGCTGCCGCCGATCCCGTCGCGGCGGGCTGGCCCGACATGTTCGCGGCAGCCGCGGCGAGCCCGCCGACCTCGGGCGGGTCCGGCGGGAGCCCGACCAAGGCGGCCCAGCAGCAGCTGGGCGTCGACGGGCCCCGTGTCGGgaagccggcgcggcggcggtccCGCGCGTCGCGGCGCGCGCCCGTGACGCTGCTGAACACGGACACGGCCAACTTCCGCGCCATGGTGCAGCAGTTCACGGGCAtccccgcgccccccgccgGCGCGTTCGGGGCCCCGGTCATCAGCTTCGCGGGCGACTACGGCTTCCCGCCGCCCTCGGGCGTCATGTCCTTCGACCACCTCCACCGGAGCCACCCtgccccgccggcgccgctccAGGACCAGCTGATCCGCAGGCAGCAGCAGTACACCGGCGGGGCGTTCGgctacagcagcagcagcagcctccTGCACGGCGGCGACCTGTTCGCCTCCCCCCACGGGCTCGCGTCGGCGGCCGAGGACCGGATGCTCCTGCAGAGCATCCAGCAGGCGGCGGCCCACCACACGGCGTCCGCCGGTAACGCCAGCTCTAATGGCTTCTTCGCCTGA
- the LOC112889434 gene encoding thioredoxin O, mitochondrial, with protein sequence MARRLCRLSRLFPLVSLSPASAAPKLPHLPVAVNPSPAPVLPSSSASPSPALPRLFSSSAGGSSMVVVGSADSFASILSKVQDEKLPAVFYYTAVWCGPCRAIAPLISKLSGQYPNIPVYKVDIDMQGVGIKLGDLKVYSVPTFHFYHKGQKTSEVVGADPKKLEAAMESLHKQQQ encoded by the exons ATGGCTCGCCGACTGTGCCGTCTCTCTCGCCTCTTTCCCCTCGTCTCCCTctcccccgcctccgccgccccgaaGCTCCCCCACCTCCCCGTCGCCGTAAACCCTAGCCCCGCGCCCGtgctcccctcctcctccgcgtcgCCGTCTCCCGCGCTCCCCCgcctcttctcctcctccgcgg GCGGGTCAAGCATGGTCGTCGTGGGCTCCGCGGACTCCTTCGCCAGCATCCTCTCCAAGGTCCAAG ATGAGAAGTTACCGGCTGTGTTCTACTACACGGCGGTGTGGTGCGGACCGT GTAGGGCGATTGCACCTTTAATATCAAAGCTGAGTGGCCAGTATCCCAACATACCGGTGTATAAAGTTGACATTGACATG CAAGGGGTTGGAATCAAGCTGGGGGATCTGAAAGTGTACTCAGTG CCTACGTTCCATTTCTATCACAAGGGGCAGAAGACAAGTGAAGTTGTGGGTGCTGACCCCAAAAAACTTGAAGCAGCTATGGAGAGTCTCCACAA GCAGCAGCAGTAG